The Neoarius graeffei isolate fNeoGra1 chromosome 12, fNeoGra1.pri, whole genome shotgun sequence genome window below encodes:
- the LOC132895228 gene encoding liver-expressed antimicrobial peptide 2-like → MASSGITLFALAVLVSLICVIQVETAPVVDTWASGLLHRAKRSLLWRWNTLKAVGVTCRNDYECATNYCRGNICTFQHKSSSS, encoded by the exons ATGGCATCATCAGGAATCACGCTCTTTGCACTTGCTGTGCTCGTGTCTCTAATCTGTGTTATCCAG GTAGAGACAGCTCCAGTAGTGGACACTTGGGCATCAGGACTCCTACACCGTGCCAAACGTTCGCTTCTTTGGCGCTGGAACACGTTGAAGGCAGTTGGTGTAACATGCAGAAATGATTACGAATGTGCCACAAATTACTGCAG GGGAAACATCTGCACATTCCAGCACAAATCCTCTTCCTCCTAA